A stretch of DNA from Ricinus communis isolate WT05 ecotype wild-type chromosome 4, ASM1957865v1, whole genome shotgun sequence:
GGGGAGGGTGTTACAGCTCGCCTCATTTTGGGCAAGCAAGGCCTGTCCATGGTAGTGCACATGGGCAGAAATGTGCTTAGCAAGTGCCAAGAGTGGGCTGTTACTTACCTAGCCTAAGTGTGGTGCCTAGAGAAACAAGGGAAGACTCTAGGAGGTGCTGGAATGCTATAGAAATGGGCAAGGCTGTGTGCTGCCAAGCCTAGCTAAGGGGCTGTCTAGAAGCTTCCCATGTAGGAGCAAGGATGGCTGCCTTCCGGAAACTTCCCATGCCATGCTGTCTATGCAGTTCAGCCCGACTCTAGAAACTTCCCATTCTCTTGTAAATATAGTAGCTTGCTAGGGAAGCCATGTACATAAGATATTTGTAGAAATGTCTAGATGAAACAATTGTAGCCACATGTTAAGGAGGTGGAAAGCCTATATAAAGGCCATCCCATATACTTATAAAGGtgttgaaaaatttaatagagCTCTACACTTTTCCAAGCTCAAGTGCTTCTAACTCTACTCTACACTAGTCTTAAACCCTTGCTGCCTACTTTGCTCATTTGAAATCCATTCTAACTCATATCTAGGCTTACTTAGTTCCACTTTAACATACAAGTTAGCCAAGTATGCCAACAAGATAAGGTCGAACAACAACAGCCTGCTGCCTTCTTGAACCTCTTCCCATAGCTGAAAGGCCTTGGGAAAGTGTCTCGATGGACTTTATTGTGGCCTTGCTAAAATCTGAAGGGTTCGGAGCATTATGGTCGTTTTGGATAGATTTAGCAACTATGCTACTTTTATCCCTGCCCCGGCGGATTGCAAAGTGGACGAGGCATCTCGCGTCTTCTTCAAAAATGTTATGAAGTTATGGGGCTTGCCAAAGAGCATAATCAACGATAGAGACCCTCGATTCACCGGTAAGTTTTGGCGAGAGCTGTTCAAGTTGCTTGGCACAGACCTCAACTTTTCCACAAGCTTTCATTCGTAAAGCGACAGCTAAACTGAGAGGATTAATGCCTTACCAGAACTCTACTTAAGGCACTACGTTAGTGCCTACCAGCGAGATTGGGCAAAGCTACTTGACGTAGCCCAATTCTCGTATAACCTCCAACGAAGCGAGTCCACGGCAAGAGTCCCTTCAAAGTCATCATGGGACAGCAGCCTTTGACGCCAAATGCTATTGTTGTTAACTATGGAGGAGTCAACCCTTCTGCCTATAAATTGGCAAGGGAATGGCACGAGGAGGCAGACATTCAAGGGCATGCCTAGACAAGGCAGCAAAATGCATGAAAAAGTGGCCTGACGTGAAGAAGCGCTCCAAGGAATACAACGTTGGTGACTTGGTGATGGTGAAACTGCTGCCTAATCAATTCAAGTCCCTTCGCCAAGTGCATAAAGGCTTGGTAAGACGATACAAAGGCCCTTTCCCGATTGTGAAGCGTGTTGGTGCTGTTGCCTACCAGCTCCAACTTCCCTCAAAGTTGAAGATCCACAACGTCTTCCATGTGAGTATGCTTAAACCATACCATGAAGACAAGGAAGACCCTAGCTGTGGCGAATCTAAGAGAGCTCCAATGGCTATTGTCACCAAATTCGATAAGGAAATCGAATGCATCCTTGCGGATAGAGtgataagaagaagaggagttCCCAACTACACCGAATACTTGGTGAAAAGTGGAAAAATCTGCCCTACATCGAGGTTACATGGGAACGTGAAGATTTGCTATGGCAATTCCCCGGACACATCCAAAACTATAAGGCTCAAGGCGCGATGAGGATGTCATGAGATTGAGTGGGGGAGGGTGTTACAACCAGCCTCATTTTGGGCGAGCAAGGCCTGTCCATGGTAGTGCACATGGGCAGAAATGTGCTTAGTAAGTGCCAAGAGTGGGCTGCTACTTGCCTAGCCTAAGTGTGGTGCCTAGAGAAACAAGGGAAGACTCTATAAAGTGCTGGAATGCTGCAGAAATGGGCAAGGTTGTGTGCTGCCAAGCCTAGCCAAGGGGCTGTCTAGAAGCTTCCCATGTAGGAGCAAGGATGGCTGCCTTCCAAAAATTTCCCATGCCATGCTGCCTATGCAGTTCAGCCCGACTCTAGAAACTTCCCATGCTCTTGTAAATATAATAGCTTGCTAGGGAAGCCATGTACATAAGATATTTGTAGAAATGTCTAGATGAAACAATTGTAGCCACATGTTAAGGAGGTGGAAAGCCTATATAAAGGCCATCCCATATACTTGTAAAGGTTGTTGAAAAATTCAATAGAGCTCTATACTTTCCCAAGCTCAAGTGCTCCTAACTCTACTCTACACTAGTCTTAAACCCTTGCTGCCTACTTTGCTCATCTGAAATTCATTCTAACTCACATCTAGGCTTACTTAGTTCCACTTTGACATACAAGTTAACTAAGTGTCGCGTGGCCTGGCTAACCTCTAAGCCTAAGTTCGTGACATTTAGCTCTCAACTGTTATAAGTTTGTTTCTTGGATAGATCATTGCCCTATGTAGCTTGTTATCGTAATCTCTAACACATGGTTGATTATTTCTAATGAGATTTTGGGTgcttattcttaaaaaatattgtaagCAAACTTACTCATGTTGTCTTATTCTTccttgatttttatttgttcaaGGATCTTACGACGAAGAAGATTATTGGTAAAGGACTTGAATTTGAAGGACTCTACATTATTGATATAGAAGTGTAAAAATCCATAATTTTGTTCTACTAATAATCATGTTTGAAACACATTGTCGGTTTGTCCATCGTTCTATTTCtttgttaaagaaaatttattctcCAATTTCAtagtttatcttttttagaCTGTGAATCttatcaatttgctaaatatcaTCGTATTAGCTCGAATCCAAGAACTAATAAATAAGCTAGTGCTAGCAAGCCTAGCTGGGTTATAAACTGAACTTActaacaaaaagaagaaactattAAAGAATTTCTCACTAactcttttccttcttcgtTCAAATGTTTGGGGTCCTTGTCCAATTGTGtctaactaaataataaatattttgttacttttttTATGACTATTCTTGTATGACttgattatatttaatgaaaatccATTCTGaattatttcttcatttttgtACTAAGGAGTGATAATGCTAAAGAGTACCTATTAGTAAACAcagatattaatttttaaaattaataaagattttttaataagattaattagcatataatattaatagaaatataaatagaaattagaattataaaattgaaaaatataaataataatatacaaaaatataataaatagaaaaatgtctaATCGGAGGCAGTGGACAAGGATGAGTCGCCCTGGTCCTGAGTCAGAGGATCTGGAGTAGCAGTCGCATATGCACCGATTGGAGGAGTAGTCACAAATGGTGCAACAATGCCAACACTAAACATGTAAACCATGTGCTGCATCGTCTGCTCGAGATCTGCTATGCATGCGCCATACTCCTGATCCAGCTCCACTCGTATCTTGCATTTGAGCGCCTCCCACCAGCGATCAAAGGCAGTGCTGCTGGAGCTGCCGAAGCTATAGGGTTGGGTGAAGGTGGGCACCTCTAAACCCAACCCGCATATACGCTGCTTTTTCTCCTTGGCAACGACAACGGCGAACAGTTGCGACATGTCAATTGGTGGAGGATCATAAGAACCTTTGTCGGGCTGAGATATAACAGCTGCTCGTGCCTCAAAAGTATcctataataaaaagaaattaaaattaatttatcatattaaaatgaaatagtaggaatgttaattaaaatttttataaattataagcaACTTACAATGATATGCTAGGACTTGTTGTCAATGAGTAAATGTAAATAGATTTTTGCAATCAAAGTAAGTTTTGATGGGTAAGTTGCTAATAAAAAGTATGTCTTGTTACAAAAGGATAAGCTCAAACTTTTGAGATTGATTATTCtgctactttttcttttgttactaAGTTAATATTAATCAGGTAATTTATTTCCATGGCTGCCACTCATAATTGGCCTTTGCATCAACTAGACATCAGAAATGTCTTTCTTCATGGAGATTTTTAAGAGgagatttatataaaataacctCCTAATTTTATTGCTTAGGGGAGTACGGGAAAGTGTGTGGTCTTTGTATGGTATAAAATAGAGCATGCATGCTTAGTTTGGAAAATTTAGTCAAACAGATGAGAAGTTAGgaataatgaaaaaagaaatgattattttatcttcTATAAATAGTCTAAGGATGGTGTTATTGTGCTGTTTgtatatgtggatgatattAAGTGATACTTCATGTATTTCAtctataaaatctttttttcttacaaCCAATTTTGAATAAAGAATTAAGGATGTAAAGTACTTTTTGGATAAAGAGGTAGTAAGAAGTAACAAAAAGATTTTCTTATCTAAAATAATGTGCTTGCATTGTTATttagaacaaaaaaaattggaaATTAAACCATGCAGTACTCCTATTATACATAATTTGTaacttaaaaagataataatattcttaaagattttaaaagacACAGGATATTAGttggaaaattaaattatacttgtccaaaaattgtatatttaattaattttatgagtCAATACATGTCTTCTCTTATAGTAGACCATTGGGCAGACATAGAACATATTTTATGCTATTTGAAAGGGGCATCTAGACTTGGAATCCTATATATAAACTATGGTTACACTAAGATTGAGTGCTTTTTAGATGTTGATTGGGCAGGATCCAAGGAAGATTGAGGATCtacttcaaaatattatttatttattagagaaAATTTAGTCTCATGGAAGAGTATGAAGTATAATGTAATTTTACATTCGAGTGTAGAATCATAATACAAAGCAATGACACATTTTGTGCGTGAATTAATATGGACGCATCAATTTTGGAATGAATTAGACTATAAGATTTGAATTCTAGCCAAGTTATGGTGTAATGATCAACTTGCTCTTCATATTGCTTTCAATTCTGTTTTTCACGAATATACTAAGAACATATAAGTTGattgtgattttatttatgagaaaatatatgAAAGCTAAAGAACAATTGGAAgatatttttacaataaacATCTATGCTCCGACTTAAGTGAGATTAATATAGTGTGTGTGTGTCTAtctacacacacacacacagatatatatatataggaagATTGTATAGTTTGCCATTAAAAATTTTCCATaagtaaaagattaaattattgtCACTCTGATGAATCATTATTATCGTATTTCTTGtgtctaataatataaatttagagcTTAACAACTCATAATGTTGTTGTTTTACTATAAATTGATTCCATTAAATTAGTAACTCTATCACTATGATTTGAtggttaaacaataaattgaGAATTGTTAAGCTCTGTATCCACATTATTACACACGACCAATATGATAATGATGgctaatcaaaataaatataaagaatttcttattagatatatgtcaaaaattcCTTTATTCCACATCCCTAAAGTGAAAGCTTCTACttcttttataaagaaatCCTCTTATTTGGGtttttaaagagcattgtGGGTTATTGGGCTCACATGCATAAAAATTGGGCAAAAAGTCTAATTTAAATGTAAATCTGTGGATTCTCCTGTGCGCAAAATGGGCTTGGGCCAAATCCAAgtgaatttttgatatattttttatttatttatattaaaacgTTTATTTTTGacttagtattttttaataactcAATGACCTATTATTTTACTATCCTTTTGTTGTAACGTTCAACTAGTGAAGAAAATATCTCCTAGATTATTTTATGAACGTTATAGTATAACGTTACTATTTTTTTGTCctacaaatatattcctcctATTGAGTTTTAGAGATACAAATTTCTTCTTACTCTTCTCTACTGGGTTAACATTCTTTATGCTACTTTTTGTTGAATCTTAAGGGATTATTAAAGTAAATCCTTAAGGACAGTGGCATTTTTACATGCCTCAAGCTCCATCAAAGCTCgtttttaattaacaatattaAGGATTTATCTCTTCAATATGAGTTATGATGGGAATGCTACTTCTGCAAACTGTAATGATCCggaaccagatcacatgagatcTTGTCCACTTTGGCCTCCActggcctcacggttttgtccctttAGCGGGTTTGAGAACTTTCTAGGAGGTCCTCTATCctggaatttctctgaaccaagcacatttaactttggagttcctatgaccccacagccaaacaaccaaatgGCGCCTCacgtgattagttccaactctttacatatttGTTATCAACTATTCCCCACCCTATTttgatgtgcaattcgattcatttaTGTACCCCCATACCTTAAAGTACTGCTATCCTAGAAGCTTGCTAGAAGCTGCTCCTTAtccaggcatcctatcttTGCCCCGGTGTCCACTTTCCGCCCTCGTCGGACCGCTTCTCCAGGCTAGGCTATCACACAAACGCTGCTGCCTCCAGTGCCAATGTTGTCAACAACAATGCTGCCCTTACTGCTCTTGCTGTTGCTTCCCAGCTTGTTCTAACCATGCCATATACCAAGCCCTTTCCTGACATTTCCAAGATCTAACTCTTTGGTAGccaaaactaaaagaaatggTAGGAATGTGTTTTCTCTATTCTAGACATGCACGACATTGCTTCTGCCATAACAAACCCAAACTTGAGTCAAATGTTAATCCAAAGAAAATGGGATTATAGACTCATGCTAATAAGGTATGTAGgcataaaattattagtactcTCTCTAATGAATTTTTTGATGTCTATTGTTTCTATGAAgaagtaaaaagaatttagaacTTGATCAACCTCAAGTACAATACTAAAGATGCtagaaataaaagtttttgATTAAAAACTACTATAGATGGGAGATGAAAAATGACAAAGATATCAAGATGCGGTTTAATGAATATCACAAACTATTGGAGGATTTAAAAGCTGAAAATATTACACTTTTAGAGGAGTTTGTTGTTGGCCTTTTAGTTAAAAAGCTACCCAATTCATTGAAGGACTACAAACAATAGTTGAAGCACAAGCACACAACTGTCACTTATAGATTTGATCACCCACATCATAATCGAAGACACTAATCGAAGAGAACTTAAAGCTGCTAAAGCAAAGGAGATGGCTTCAAAAGTAAATCTAGTACAAGAAAAAGCTCACAATAAAAAGTACGACAATAAACCTCCTCACTTTGATTACCAACCCAAAGTTGCTAACTCTACTACcttcaaaaaaaaagttgCTTTGTTTTTGGAAAGTCAGGTCATCATGCACCTCAGTGCAGGAGAAGAGTGAGAATTGATAATCCTCCTAGGTCAAATACAAATTTGGTTGAAGGAGATGATATAATTGATGCGATCATTTCTCAGGCTAGTCTCCAATGTAAAAGAATGGGTGGTAGACTCTAGTGCTACCAGGCATATTTgtgcaaaaaaaattattttacctCCTACATTCAAGTAGGGGATAGAGAAGAATATAAGTatgtcacaaccaaatttatttatttatttttattaataattaatattcattagcatgtcattaaacatgtcatttgcatcatgattatgtatgacctattttattatattatgtggtagataaataaattatttagttacatattgatttaattgaaaagtaatgattttgaactaaattggaaagttagaaagaaagagcattaaattgtaaaattgcctatttttacaccaatataccacctctttcatttctttatttctacACATGCATTTTctatttcctcttcttctttgtctct
This window harbors:
- the LOC125369762 gene encoding uncharacterized protein LOC125369762; the encoded protein is MARGGRHSRACLDKAAKCMKKWPDVKKRSKEYNVGDLVMVKLLPNQFKSLRQVHKGLVRRYKGPFPIVKRVGAVAYQLQLPSKLKIHNVFHVSMLKPYHEDKEDPSCGESKRAPMAIVTKFDKEIECILADRVIRRRGVPNYTEYLVKSGKICPTSRLHGNVKICYGNSPDTSKTIRLKAR